In Cydia strobilella chromosome 6, ilCydStro3.1, whole genome shotgun sequence, one DNA window encodes the following:
- the LOC134741944 gene encoding SH3 domain-binding protein 5 homolog isoform X2 — MEESSFTIPADDNGDTELDPRIQVELEKLNAATDEINKLELELDESTKTFHLLLNETSRRLQGLTKRLGTCVDKSRPYHEAVAAAATARTECQKAAVQFQRASELHAAAKETVTLAEQRFVSKQDEWQFDSNWQEVLNHAIIKVMDAEKRKAESGREHQKKAAAFITAEKKVAQLEENLKRNIIKSRLYFEEKKLCDEQLQTQNKKIEKLQRLIADAKFRYSKSLKALEEISEEIHRRRGEYTGKEIPVGPREPGVGAERDPIHDEVKLEEETDGVEKDDESSLQELRMRVRELALKPIDRTDVETDEAWALELNETINKLDQLLMMKENNQQKRSKFTARSPRNASAPSTSSNSAFKYSQPPSDSWKNETNLTRVKSRSREVMYDHNPIPISKTEKSKSMMSLDVLALARDTNIMDRESYLKAVIEDKSPTGTYTESNSDRNDSPDEILMVECDSSDSTQNPVIRMTSSTVTDSDNS; from the exons GAGTCTACGAAAACCTTCCACCTGCTCTTAAACGAGACGTCCCGACGACTCCAAGGGTTGACCAAACGGCTTGGGACTTGCGTGGACAAGTCCAGGCCCTATCACGAGGCTGTGGCTGCCGCCGCTACAGCGAGAACAGAGTGCCAGAAGGCTGCTGTGCAGTTTCAAAGAGCTAGTG AGCTCCACGCAGCAGCTAAAGAAACAGTAACACTAGCCGAGCAGCGTTTTGTGAGCAAGCAGGATGAGTGGCAGTTCGACAGCAACTGGCAGGAGGTGCTCAACCACGCCATCATCAAG GTCATGGACGCAGAGAAAAGAAAAGCGGAAAGCGGCCGCGAGCACCAAAAGAAAGCCGCTGCCTTCATCACAGCCGAGAAAAAGGTGGCTCAGCTGGAAGAAAACTTGAAACGCAACATCATCAAATCTCGCCTCTACTTCGAAGAGAAGAAACTATGCGACGAGCAGCTCCAAACACAGAACAAGAAGATTGAGAAACTCCAACGGCTCATAGCGGATGCTAAATTCAGGTACTCAAAATCTCTTAAAGCATTAGAGGAAATATCCGAAGAAATTCATAGAAGAAGAGGCGAGTATACTGGAAAAGAAATCCCTGTAGGTCCACGGGAGCCAGGAGTAGGCGCGGAAAGAGATCCGATACATGATGAAGTTAAACTTGAAGAGGAAACTGATGGAGTAGAAAAGGACGATGAATCTAGTCTCCAGGAGCTGAGAATGCGTGTGAGAGAGCTGGCACTTAAACCTATCGATAGAACTGATGTGGAAACAGATGAAGCTTGGGCGTTAGAGCTTAATGAAACTATCaataaactcgatcagctgctAATGATGAAAGAGAATAACCAACAGAAAAGATCTAAGTTCACAGCCAGATCCCCGAGGAATGCTAGCGCTCCTTCCACAAGCTCAAATTCAGCTTTCAAATATAGTCAACCACCTAGCGATTCATGGAAAAACGAGACTAATTTGACGCGCGTCAAATCTAGAAGTCGCGAAGTCATGTATGATCACAACCCTATACCTATAAGCAAGACTGAAAAATCTAAAAGCATGATGTCTTTAGATGTTTTAGCTTTAGCTCGCGACACAAATATTATGGATAGGGAGTCTTACTTAAAAGCGGTTATTGAAGACAAGAGTCCAACTGGAACTTATACTGAAAGTAATTCGGATAGGAACGATAGTCCAGATGAGATTCTAATGGTCGAATGTGATTCTAGCGACTCTACGCAGAACCCAGTCATAAGGATGACCAGCTCTACTGTCACTGACAGCgataatagttaa